A single genomic interval of Candidatus Eisenbacteria bacterium harbors:
- a CDS encoding putative sugar nucleotidyl transferase — protein sequence MARFGVCIFEDSAHAGFLPLVHSRAVFELRCGISALWEKIARHYAGDVELFCVTRPHLVQILSERLGLRVNRVADFAGETMLFINGRLLAPPALSQLLPVEGRPACFLNEGELVAFRVDQSTLRDKFARPEAFLSPEFSDNVAEQLPGNVVKTTLLRFPWEIVSNNPGQIGADFDVARQGGRIEGDVDERAVIYNARAVHVGQGARIDAGVVIDARGGPVYVGTGSRVHSFSRIEGPCSIGENCVVVGGRMVGGCSFGPCCRVGGEVEQTVFQGYSNKYHEGFIGRSYLGEWVNLGALTTNSDLRNTYTNVNVIVGGRPVQTGMLKVGTFIGDFTRTGIGTLLDTGSTVGFSTNVFGGKGVLPKSIPSFVWGDGERFTEYVLEKATATARLVLERRGVAWSSGFEGLMREVFELTKEERQGLLAC from the coding sequence ATGGCCAGGTTTGGCGTGTGTATTTTTGAGGATTCTGCTCACGCGGGGTTCCTGCCCCTGGTCCATTCGAGGGCCGTGTTTGAATTAAGGTGTGGAATCTCTGCGTTGTGGGAGAAGATCGCGCGACATTACGCCGGCGACGTGGAGCTTTTCTGCGTTACGAGGCCTCATCTGGTGCAGATTCTCTCCGAACGGCTGGGTCTCCGAGTTAATCGTGTGGCCGATTTCGCAGGCGAGACGATGCTCTTCATAAACGGTCGGCTCCTCGCTCCGCCGGCTCTTTCCCAGCTTCTCCCGGTCGAGGGGAGGCCTGCCTGTTTCTTGAACGAAGGCGAGCTCGTCGCCTTCAGGGTGGATCAATCCACTTTGCGCGACAAGTTCGCCCGTCCCGAAGCATTCCTGTCGCCCGAGTTTTCCGACAACGTGGCAGAGCAACTGCCCGGCAACGTCGTCAAAACGACTCTGCTCAGGTTCCCGTGGGAAATCGTGTCCAACAATCCGGGTCAGATCGGTGCGGATTTTGACGTGGCGCGTCAGGGCGGCAGGATCGAGGGGGACGTGGATGAGAGGGCAGTCATATACAACGCTCGAGCCGTTCACGTAGGCCAGGGTGCGAGGATTGATGCCGGTGTGGTGATAGACGCACGGGGAGGGCCGGTGTACGTCGGGACTGGTTCGAGAGTCCATTCCTTCAGCCGGATAGAAGGGCCTTGCTCGATCGGAGAAAACTGCGTCGTCGTGGGAGGAAGGATGGTCGGGGGGTGTTCTTTCGGCCCTTGCTGTAGGGTAGGAGGAGAGGTGGAACAGACTGTTTTCCAGGGATATTCCAACAAATATCACGAGGGTTTCATCGGCCGTTCATATCTGGGAGAGTGGGTGAATCTTGGAGCCCTCACAACGAACAGCGATCTGAGAAACACCTACACAAACGTCAACGTGATCGTCGGAGGCCGGCCCGTGCAAACCGGCATGCTCAAGGTGGGCACTTTCATTGGAGATTTCACCAGAACAGGAATCGGCACTCTCCTTGACACCGGCTCCACGGTCGGTTTCTCGACGAACGTGTTCGGGGGGAAAGGAGTTCTTCCCAAGTCCATACCCTCGTTCGTCTGGGGCGATGGAGAAAGGTTTACCGAATACGTTCTGGAGAAAGCCACGGCAACTGCCCGGCTCGTTCTGGAAAGGCGAGGAGTTGCCTGGAGTTCCGGCTTCGAGGGACTGATGCGCGAGGTTTTCGAACTCACGAAGGAAGAGAGGCAAGGGCTGCTTGCCTGCTGA
- a CDS encoding glycosyltransferase, with translation MRKSFPPEGGAPAGEPYHVTFLASTLGTGGAERMIREFALRLDGHKYAPSVVCLNARGEVGKEISSHGIPVVDGIMGSRSDPFVLLKLRRALKNLATDLLFCLEHRDAVVLGTLASLGLVRRTFVAVHSTRLWGGQKSLGLTTRWCLRFVERVLAVGENQAAYLAQEEGVARNKIAVIPNGIELSEFEKMPSPAEVRGLIGLKPDSLVVGIVAALRPEKNHELFLEAASVVAREMEEVHFVIVGGGKRRALLEGLAAGLGITSNVHFVGERNDGRLLIQAFDVALLCSHPVVETLPIFLMEAMALGKPVISTRVGDVPSLVEAGTTGLLVPPGSREELSGAMLRLLRDERLRVEMGRRGREKVAREFSLDRSVRMLERLIEMN, from the coding sequence GTGAGAAAGAGTTTCCCGCCGGAAGGCGGTGCTCCGGCCGGAGAGCCATATCATGTCACGTTTCTGGCTTCTACCCTGGGGACGGGAGGGGCAGAAAGGATGATTCGTGAATTCGCGCTGAGACTGGACGGGCACAAGTACGCGCCGTCCGTCGTATGTCTGAATGCGCGCGGCGAGGTCGGCAAGGAAATCTCCTCCCACGGGATTCCTGTCGTTGATGGCATAATGGGCTCGAGATCCGACCCTTTCGTCCTTCTCAAGCTCAGACGAGCTCTGAAGAACCTGGCAACGGATCTCCTCTTTTGCCTGGAGCATCGCGACGCCGTGGTCCTGGGCACGCTGGCATCGCTTGGGCTGGTGAGGAGAACCTTTGTGGCTGTGCATTCCACCAGGTTGTGGGGAGGTCAAAAGAGCCTGGGGTTGACCACGCGCTGGTGTCTCAGATTTGTAGAGCGAGTCCTGGCCGTGGGTGAAAACCAGGCGGCCTATCTGGCTCAGGAAGAGGGAGTCGCGCGCAACAAGATAGCGGTAATACCCAACGGAATCGAACTCTCCGAGTTCGAGAAGATGCCTTCGCCTGCCGAGGTGCGGGGTTTGATTGGCCTCAAGCCCGACTCGCTCGTCGTCGGCATAGTGGCCGCCCTGAGGCCGGAGAAGAATCATGAACTTTTCCTCGAGGCCGCCTCAGTTGTGGCAAGAGAGATGGAGGAAGTCCATTTTGTGATTGTCGGAGGAGGAAAGAGAAGGGCCCTGCTCGAGGGTCTGGCTGCCGGCCTCGGGATAACGAGCAACGTTCACTTCGTGGGCGAACGAAACGACGGAAGACTACTTATCCAGGCCTTCGACGTCGCCTTGCTTTGTTCGCATCCGGTCGTGGAGACTCTGCCGATCTTTCTGATGGAGGCCATGGCTCTCGGAAAGCCGGTCATATCGACGAGAGTGGGAGACGTGCCCTCTCTCGTAGAGGCCGGGACAACCGGTTTGCTGGTGCCTCCGGGTTCACGCGAAGAACTATCCGGCGCGATGCTCAGACTTCTTCGAGACGAAAGGCTTCGGGTGGAAATGGGCAGACGCGGTCGAGAGAAAGTGGCGCGAGAATTCTCGCTCGACCGCTCCGTTCGGATGCTGGAGCGTCTCATAGAGATGAATTGA
- a CDS encoding sugar phosphate nucleotidyltransferase encodes MAGGRGERFWPLSRASSPKQLLPIVGRRSLLESTVSRIVSLVPPTRIYVITSKHLQSEVAKRLAGFRGITVVGEPAGKNTAPAIGLASSLISMVEPDAVTLVVPSDHMVKGKREFISDVRKAVRVAQSRKLVVFGIKPDRPETGYGYVQVGGRAGSVGKGVFTVRSFVEKPDHKNAVRLLRSGCHYWNSGMFVWRVDALLGEIRKHLPALAKSIEAFSSESSGRSFRERLDRFYSGVEAVSIDYGLLERSSDIVMVRASFSWDDVGSWLSLERILSKDKRGNVLSGETVAVDTRNCVLVASSGVVATLGVENLVVVRTENATLVCAKERAQGIKKISRILSSSKKLKRHL; translated from the coding sequence TTGGCTGGCGGTAGGGGAGAAAGATTCTGGCCCTTGAGTCGGGCTTCTTCTCCCAAGCAGCTACTTCCTATCGTCGGGCGAAGAAGTCTTCTGGAATCGACCGTTTCCAGAATTGTTTCGCTCGTCCCGCCCACACGAATCTACGTCATCACCTCAAAGCATCTTCAAAGTGAGGTGGCGAAGAGACTCGCCGGCTTCAGAGGAATTACCGTCGTCGGAGAACCGGCCGGAAAGAACACGGCTCCTGCGATAGGGTTGGCGTCCAGCTTGATCTCGATGGTCGAGCCCGACGCCGTGACACTTGTGGTGCCGTCGGACCACATGGTCAAGGGAAAGAGGGAGTTCATCAGTGACGTTAGGAAGGCCGTGCGGGTAGCCCAATCACGCAAGCTCGTCGTGTTCGGCATCAAACCTGACAGGCCGGAGACGGGCTACGGATACGTGCAGGTGGGGGGGCGCGCAGGCTCGGTTGGGAAGGGTGTTTTCACGGTGAGGAGCTTCGTGGAGAAGCCTGATCACAAGAACGCAGTCAGACTGTTGCGTTCGGGGTGTCACTATTGGAACAGTGGTATGTTTGTGTGGCGTGTAGACGCCCTGCTGGGGGAAATCCGAAAGCACCTACCCGCGCTTGCCAAGTCCATCGAGGCCTTCTCTTCGGAGTCTTCCGGCCGCTCGTTTCGCGAGAGGCTCGACCGGTTCTATTCCGGCGTGGAGGCCGTTTCGATTGACTACGGACTCCTGGAGAGATCGAGCGACATTGTGATGGTGAGGGCCAGTTTCTCGTGGGACGACGTTGGTTCCTGGCTTTCACTCGAGAGAATCTTGAGCAAGGACAAGCGGGGCAACGTTCTGTCCGGTGAGACCGTTGCGGTTGACACTCGCAATTGTGTGCTCGTCGCGTCCAGCGGTGTCGTTGCCACGTTGGGTGTCGAGAATCTTGTGGTTGTGAGAACCGAGAATGCGACCCTGGTGTGTGCCAAGGAGCGGGCGCAGGGAATAAAGAAGATATCGAGAATTCTCTCCTCTTCCAAGAAGTTGAAGAGGCATCTTTGA
- a CDS encoding SPOR domain-containing protein produces the protein MSSRFVLILLVTSLFLSLLSGGCATERPLQKKATTSGGAVGSEGQLEAIPEPVDPQKKAASQAEASSSYVEQEVPVNVEERDVASGYSVQIFASSSLEKAEEVARKARNSFPDSVYVEYSTPLYRVRIGNFASKDDALKFREEVVQAGYEGAWIVEALVERK, from the coding sequence ATGTCTTCAAGGTTTGTTCTGATTCTCTTGGTGACTTCGCTTTTTTTGAGCCTTCTCTCGGGCGGCTGCGCCACTGAACGCCCGCTGCAGAAAAAGGCCACGACTTCGGGGGGAGCGGTAGGGTCTGAGGGCCAACTGGAGGCAATCCCGGAGCCGGTCGACCCGCAGAAGAAGGCAGCCTCCCAAGCGGAAGCTTCCTCCTCTTACGTCGAGCAGGAAGTGCCGGTCAACGTGGAGGAACGGGACGTCGCGTCTGGATACAGTGTGCAGATTTTCGCATCTTCGAGCCTGGAGAAGGCAGAAGAGGTTGCGAGGAAGGCGAGGAACTCTTTTCCCGATAGCGTCTACGTGGAATACTCGACCCCTCTCTACAGGGTGAGGATCGGCAACTTCGCTTCCAAGGACGACGCCCTGAAATTCAGGGAAGAAGTGGTTCAAGCAGGTTATGAGGGCGCATGGATTGTAGAGGCCCTCGTCGAGCGGAAGTAG
- a CDS encoding UDP-glucose/GDP-mannose dehydrogenase family protein — translation MEISVFGLGYVGTVTSACLAKLGHVVTGVDINEFKVDCLAKGKSPIVETGIEALIREMKAAGRLTATSSAAEAVNSSRVSVICVGTPSRENGFMNLGYVERVCRDVGKALGAVGHFHVLMFRSTMLPGTVEKDLIPMLEETSGRTAGSDFGVCYNPEFLREGSAVSDFFNPPFTLLGVSDERTARVAEEVFSSLSAPVVRTTFKVSEMVKYVSNCFHALKVTFANEIGNLCGHEGMDSHEVMKIFCMDKRLSISEQYLVPGFAFGGSCLPKDVRALLAKFREAKIEAPVVDAILRSNDNQIRIVQRMIEDTRKKKIGILGVSFKAGTDDLRESPIVKVIESLVGKGFAIKVYDENVELSRLLGANRQFVQEEVPYLPSIMCFSVDELLDFAEVVVIANKGVGFAEMGKRLRKDQVVIDLVRVVKDGSETAGTYRGISW, via the coding sequence ATGGAAATCTCGGTCTTCGGACTTGGTTACGTCGGAACGGTCACGTCCGCCTGTCTTGCAAAACTGGGACACGTTGTCACCGGGGTCGACATAAACGAGTTCAAAGTTGACTGCCTTGCAAAGGGCAAGAGTCCCATAGTCGAGACAGGCATCGAGGCTCTCATCCGCGAGATGAAGGCCGCCGGAAGACTCACCGCCACGTCTTCGGCTGCGGAGGCCGTGAACTCGTCCCGGGTCAGTGTCATTTGCGTAGGAACGCCTTCTCGCGAGAACGGCTTCATGAATCTTGGATACGTCGAAAGAGTGTGCAGGGACGTCGGCAAGGCCCTGGGCGCGGTCGGTCACTTTCACGTGCTCATGTTCAGAAGCACCATGCTGCCCGGCACCGTGGAGAAGGACCTGATTCCGATGCTGGAAGAGACTTCGGGGAGAACGGCGGGTTCCGACTTCGGCGTGTGTTACAACCCTGAATTTCTGAGGGAAGGCAGCGCCGTTTCCGATTTCTTCAATCCACCTTTCACGCTCCTCGGGGTAAGCGACGAGAGGACCGCTCGCGTTGCAGAGGAAGTTTTCTCGTCTCTCAGCGCCCCGGTCGTCAGGACGACATTCAAGGTTTCCGAGATGGTCAAGTATGTGTCCAACTGTTTTCACGCACTCAAGGTTACGTTTGCCAACGAGATTGGAAACCTATGCGGGCACGAGGGAATGGACAGTCACGAGGTCATGAAGATTTTCTGTATGGACAAGAGGCTTTCCATATCCGAACAGTACTTGGTTCCCGGCTTCGCTTTTGGCGGTTCGTGCTTGCCAAAGGATGTCAGGGCGCTCCTGGCCAAGTTCCGCGAGGCAAAGATCGAAGCTCCCGTCGTTGACGCGATCTTGAGGAGCAACGATAACCAGATACGGATTGTTCAGAGGATGATCGAAGACACCCGGAAGAAAAAGATAGGAATACTGGGCGTGAGTTTCAAGGCGGGCACGGACGACCTGCGCGAAAGCCCGATTGTCAAGGTGATCGAGAGTCTTGTCGGCAAAGGATTTGCAATAAAGGTGTACGACGAGAATGTCGAGCTTTCCAGGCTTCTCGGCGCAAACAGGCAGTTCGTGCAGGAAGAGGTCCCTTATCTGCCGTCGATCATGTGTTTTTCTGTGGACGAACTCCTCGACTTTGCGGAGGTCGTGGTCATAGCGAATAAAGGTGTGGGATTCGCCGAAATGGGCAAGAGGCTGCGGAAGGATCAGGTCGTAATAGACCTCGTGCGGGTTGTGAAGGACGGTTCTGAAACGGCCGGCACTTACAGGGGAATAAGCTGGTGA
- a CDS encoding glycosyltransferase family 4 protein: MKIAMIGQKGIPATYGGIERHVEEVGIRLASRGHEVSVYCRFYYTRVTDKYRGVRLLRLPSVKTKHFDTPTHCAISTLDSVFRGYDIVHFHALGPSLFSFMPRLTGAKTVVTVHGLDWQREKWGPAASWILKRCEYPAIHFPSRTVVVSRTLQEYFRNKYGIETTVVPNGTNIPTSRALSKLKKAGLEAGNYVLFVGRLVPEKGCHFLIEAFEKLDTRTKLVIAGGSSFSSEYVDTLKRHASSRVVFLDYVYADTLEELWSNALLVVQPSTLEGLSISLLEALSYGRCVLVSDIPENLEVVEDCAPSFRSKDVEDLRSKLEMLLGSPELLAAYENKAKRHILNRFTWDGVTNSLEQVYLELLSK, from the coding sequence ATGAAGATAGCCATGATAGGCCAAAAGGGAATCCCCGCAACCTATGGCGGCATTGAACGCCACGTGGAAGAGGTGGGAATACGGTTGGCCAGTCGGGGACACGAAGTGAGTGTGTACTGTAGGTTCTACTACACGAGGGTCACGGACAAGTATCGAGGCGTGAGGCTCCTTAGACTGCCGAGCGTGAAGACAAAACACTTCGATACTCCGACGCATTGTGCCATCTCCACGTTGGATTCCGTGTTCAGGGGCTACGACATCGTTCACTTCCACGCCCTGGGACCTTCGCTCTTCAGTTTCATGCCACGCCTCACGGGAGCCAAGACGGTGGTTACGGTGCACGGTCTTGACTGGCAGAGGGAAAAATGGGGACCCGCCGCCTCGTGGATTCTGAAGCGCTGCGAGTATCCCGCCATCCACTTTCCTTCAAGAACTGTCGTCGTCTCACGCACTCTTCAAGAGTACTTTCGAAACAAGTATGGGATCGAGACTACGGTTGTTCCGAACGGAACAAACATCCCCACCTCCAGAGCGTTGTCCAAGCTCAAGAAAGCGGGGCTCGAAGCGGGCAACTATGTGCTTTTCGTGGGAAGGCTTGTGCCGGAAAAAGGTTGCCACTTTCTCATCGAAGCCTTTGAGAAACTGGACACGCGTACGAAACTTGTGATTGCGGGAGGGTCGAGTTTCTCGAGCGAGTACGTCGATACCCTCAAGAGGCACGCCAGTTCCAGGGTCGTCTTCCTCGACTACGTCTACGCGGACACGCTTGAGGAACTCTGGAGCAACGCGCTGCTTGTGGTACAACCCTCCACGCTCGAAGGTCTTTCCATCTCTTTGCTAGAGGCTCTCAGCTACGGCAGATGCGTGCTCGTGAGCGACATCCCCGAAAACCTGGAAGTGGTCGAGGACTGCGCTCCGTCGTTCAGGAGCAAAGACGTCGAGGATCTGAGAAGCAAGCTTGAGATGCTGTTGGGCTCGCCCGAGTTGCTCGCGGCGTACGAAAACAAGGCCAAGCGTCACATATTGAACAGATTCACGTGGGACGGGGTGACGAACTCACTCGAGCAAGTATACCTCGAGCTTCTCTCCAAGTAG
- a CDS encoding glycosyltransferase family 4 protein has protein sequence MKILQVNKFFFLKGGAERYFFELSGLLSSRGHKIIPFSMQDPANVPSPYAKHFVSNVILDGTGSTFQKIRTAARVIYSFEARRKLEELIHEERPDIAHVHNIAHQISPSIIGLLKKHGIPVVQTLHDYKLACPAYLMIVRGRLCDACVAGKYYNVLLKRCTHDSLLASGVACAEMYVHRLTGTFSKVDAFLCPSEFIMGVMRRSGIEAQKLFHVPHFIDLNHYEPRYGGSESFIYAGRLSAEKGLKVLLEAKRNVKGFNLVVAGEGELRERLEAYATNDGDVSFMGFLPRERLAQVWRDAAFTVVPSVCYENFPYTILESFAFGKPVIAARIGGMPELVRDGENGFLVEPGNVRDLTEKILYLVSRPDEILRMGRLARETAERTYSAERHYDSIMKLYERMAR, from the coding sequence ATGAAGATTCTTCAGGTAAATAAGTTCTTCTTCCTCAAGGGGGGAGCCGAAAGATACTTTTTCGAGCTGTCCGGGCTTCTTTCCTCAAGAGGCCACAAGATTATTCCGTTCTCAATGCAGGACCCCGCAAACGTGCCCTCACCGTATGCAAAGCATTTTGTGAGTAACGTGATTCTTGACGGCACAGGTTCGACCTTCCAGAAAATCAGAACCGCGGCCAGGGTGATCTACTCGTTTGAGGCGCGCAGAAAGCTGGAGGAGCTCATACACGAAGAGAGACCCGACATTGCTCACGTGCACAACATCGCCCATCAGATTTCTCCGTCGATAATAGGCCTTCTCAAGAAACACGGGATCCCCGTCGTCCAGACTCTCCACGATTACAAGCTGGCTTGTCCTGCGTACTTGATGATCGTGAGAGGTCGCCTGTGCGACGCGTGCGTGGCCGGGAAATACTACAACGTTCTGCTGAAAAGATGTACGCACGACTCACTGCTTGCGAGCGGCGTGGCGTGCGCGGAGATGTATGTGCACAGACTGACGGGAACCTTCTCGAAGGTAGATGCATTCTTGTGCCCCAGCGAGTTCATCATGGGCGTCATGCGGCGCTCTGGCATCGAAGCCCAGAAGCTCTTTCACGTTCCTCACTTCATCGATCTGAACCATTACGAGCCGCGTTACGGAGGCTCGGAGTCTTTCATATACGCGGGTCGTCTGTCGGCGGAGAAGGGCCTCAAGGTGCTTCTCGAGGCCAAGCGGAACGTGAAGGGATTCAACCTCGTGGTGGCAGGCGAAGGCGAACTCCGCGAACGGCTTGAGGCGTACGCAACGAATGACGGCGACGTTTCATTCATGGGGTTCCTTCCGAGGGAGAGACTGGCTCAAGTCTGGAGAGACGCGGCTTTCACGGTCGTGCCGTCCGTGTGTTACGAGAACTTCCCTTATACCATTCTCGAGTCGTTTGCATTCGGGAAGCCCGTGATTGCGGCCAGAATAGGCGGTATGCCTGAACTGGTCAGAGACGGAGAGAACGGTTTCCTTGTGGAGCCTGGAAACGTCCGTGACTTGACCGAGAAGATACTATATCTTGTCTCGAGACCCGACGAGATCTTGAGGATGGGAAGACTCGCGCGTGAAACCGCCGAGAGAACGTACTCTGCCGAGAGGCATTACGATAGCATCATGAAGCTCTACGAGAGGATGGCAAGATGA
- the galT gene encoding galactose-1-phosphate uridylyltransferase codes for MPELRRDPIIGRWVIISTERGRRPMALSETAKAKKTDAISCPFCEGNENKTPPEIFAFRAPGTAPNTRGWTVRVVPNKFPALQIEGNLNRRAEGMYDRMNGIGAHEVIIETSDHNEETSDLSAEHIRQVLIAFRERVLDLKKDARFRYILIFKNHGESAGASLEHSHSQLIATPIVPKRVTEEIDGAKHHFDLKERCIFCDMLQQETTEGKRMVIENDEFVVFSPFAARFPFETWILPRTHSAAFEKIQDLELFTLATTLKEALKRMSIALNNPSYNYILHSAPIRTPDLEYYHWHIEIIPKLTRVAGFEWGTGFYINPTSPEDAAEFLGQIPIEKLKEGT; via the coding sequence ATGCCAGAGCTGCGAAGAGACCCCATCATAGGGCGCTGGGTAATCATCTCAACCGAACGCGGCAGAAGACCCATGGCGCTTTCTGAAACCGCCAAGGCAAAGAAAACGGACGCGATCTCCTGCCCTTTCTGCGAAGGCAACGAAAACAAGACTCCTCCGGAGATCTTTGCCTTCAGGGCTCCGGGTACCGCGCCCAATACTCGTGGTTGGACCGTGAGAGTCGTGCCGAACAAGTTCCCGGCTCTTCAGATCGAGGGGAACCTCAATCGAAGGGCCGAGGGCATGTACGACAGGATGAACGGGATAGGAGCCCACGAAGTGATAATAGAGACATCCGACCACAATGAAGAGACCAGTGATCTCTCGGCGGAGCACATAAGGCAGGTTCTTATCGCGTTCAGAGAGCGAGTGCTCGATCTGAAGAAGGACGCAAGGTTCCGGTACATCTTGATTTTCAAGAATCATGGCGAGTCCGCCGGCGCGTCTCTCGAACACAGCCACAGTCAGCTTATCGCCACTCCGATTGTCCCGAAGAGAGTGACCGAGGAGATCGACGGGGCAAAACACCACTTTGACCTGAAAGAGCGATGCATATTTTGTGATATGTTGCAGCAAGAGACCACCGAAGGAAAGAGGATGGTCATAGAGAATGACGAGTTTGTCGTCTTTTCCCCTTTTGCCGCGCGTTTTCCCTTCGAGACTTGGATTCTTCCGCGCACGCACTCCGCGGCGTTCGAGAAGATTCAGGACCTGGAGCTCTTCACTCTTGCCACTACTCTCAAGGAAGCACTCAAAAGAATGAGCATAGCCTTGAATAATCCGTCCTACAATTATATATTGCACTCTGCACCGATCAGGACTCCGGACTTGGAGTATTATCACTGGCACATAGAGATTATCCCGAAGTTGACCAGGGTGGCGGGATTCGAGTGGGGGACAGGTTTCTACATCAATCCCACGTCGCCAGAGGATGCCGCTGAGTTTTTGGGTCAAATTCCAATTGAAAAACTGAAGGAGGGCACATGA
- a CDS encoding radical SAM/SPASM domain-containing protein yields MRARRRNSGIEENVRPTSAVIAVTYRCNSRCGTCDIWKKDVTPELRPADLKRLPAGLRNINVSGGEPFLRDDLVDVIGVLRERNPRASIVISTNGLLPERIERDVRRMGRVGVRVSIDAMGALDDEVRGVSGAFALASETLDRLQALGLGDLGISATIGRHTAGDLKKLKEMAETRGVELVTSLVHSSPTYFGEQKDELPEKGSLESDAIQRELVWLRDRELRSARPKDWFRAYLTAGIVDQLRGKRRRIKCHAGACFFFMEPAGDIYPCNVWPERMGNIVLESYDEMVANSGRILAGVNECPFQCWMSCTVAPAMRKHPLRPALWVVARKLGVSERHEDSSGK; encoded by the coding sequence TTGAGAGCGCGTCGCAGGAATTCAGGAATCGAGGAAAATGTGAGACCTACTTCTGCCGTCATCGCCGTCACATACAGATGTAATTCGCGTTGTGGGACTTGCGACATCTGGAAGAAAGACGTAACACCGGAGCTGCGCCCGGCTGATCTCAAAAGACTCCCGGCGGGTCTTCGCAACATAAACGTGAGTGGCGGCGAGCCCTTTCTGAGAGACGATCTTGTAGACGTGATCGGCGTCCTGCGCGAGAGAAATCCGAGAGCGAGCATAGTAATCTCCACGAACGGCCTCCTTCCGGAGCGAATCGAGAGAGACGTGCGAAGAATGGGACGGGTCGGGGTGCGGGTCTCGATAGACGCGATGGGAGCGCTTGACGACGAAGTCAGGGGAGTGAGCGGGGCCTTTGCCCTTGCCTCGGAGACGCTTGACCGCCTGCAGGCGCTCGGGCTCGGAGACCTGGGTATCTCGGCGACCATCGGCCGGCACACTGCCGGAGACTTGAAGAAACTCAAGGAGATGGCCGAAACTCGCGGCGTCGAGTTGGTGACGAGCCTCGTGCATAGCTCGCCTACCTATTTTGGAGAGCAAAAGGACGAGCTTCCCGAGAAGGGAAGCCTCGAAAGTGACGCCATCCAGAGGGAACTTGTCTGGTTGAGAGATCGAGAGCTCCGTTCCGCGAGACCTAAGGATTGGTTCAGGGCATATCTCACGGCCGGCATCGTAGACCAACTCCGCGGGAAACGGAGAAGGATAAAGTGCCATGCAGGCGCGTGCTTTTTCTTCATGGAACCGGCGGGAGATATCTATCCCTGCAACGTGTGGCCCGAGAGAATGGGCAACATAGTTCTCGAGAGCTACGATGAAATGGTGGCCAACTCAGGACGGATACTTGCAGGCGTGAATGAGTGTCCGTTTCAGTGCTGGATGAGTTGCACGGTCGCACCCGCGATGAGGAAGCACCCTCTGAGACCGGCGCTTTGGGTGGTCGCGAGGAAGCTCGGAGTGAGCGAACGACATGAAGATTCTTCAGGTAAATAA